Within Ptiloglossa arizonensis isolate GNS036 chromosome 8, iyPtiAriz1_principal, whole genome shotgun sequence, the genomic segment caGGCATTATTAGACAAAATTTGTTCTACtctaataaaaaatgttaataaaatgaCTCCTCCATTAAATTCAATAATGAAATCGATGGCAATTCtcaagtataaaaatataaattttttaaatcatataTGCAAACTTCTTTCTAATTCTGACAATAAAGTTCTTCATAAACactatttgttaaatattttgcaTACATTTGCAGTTCTAAATTATGAGACTGAAGAAACAAATATGATCATAAAGGTGTGTacaattcaaaataattttgaaagaatttaCGACTATATGGGTTTTGATTGAGTGGCTCAATAATTATGATATAACAGAGGAGAGAgtgattttttacgaaaaaataagTTTAAAATCTGTTAAGTACTTATTCAATTACTTGAGAATTGATTTAGCAGATCTCTTcacaaattatagaaaaattaaccCTTTTGTGACAAATGGTCATTGCAGTAGCTGCCCATAGAATTATTTCTCTATACAAATAATCACTATAGTGATAGCCTTAATACTGTTTTCATGTAAGAACTTTTGCTGTTGGTAAATAGTTTACAAATAGGTAATTAAATTTCTTGTCTatagttttttttcttaatttaaataatttttataaagataGTAATTTCTATGCTGCGACAGAACAAATTGTACGCTAACTCAGTGTAATCTtatgttaaaaaattgaattttttaatttttactacTTTTTCATAAAGGATCGCCATCCCTAAACCTATTGTACCACAACTATTAAGCCACTATATCTAATTCACTTGAAGGAAAATCAATATACTAAAATATTACTTTCCTAATTAGAGATATCTGCCAGATGTATCACCTAGTAACTTAACACCTCATGCTTGGTTAAATCTGGTCTGGTCTTTACTTGTATTAAATAATCTATCAAATTCACATGCTGAATCTGTATTACAAAATGATTTTATTGCAAACTTTGAATCTTCTGGTTAGTATTTATGATAACAACAAAATATGTGTTATTAAGCACAAACTAATGTCTAATTTGTATTGCAGATTTAACTCATCTGCAGAAacaaatacaattattaaatatcAATGGTGCTGCGAAATACATCTTGCAGAATTATAGTGGTAAAGCATAATTATGAAACAAAACATAACATTTAAATaggtaaaaatattttgtatatttaagtgaaattttatttttaggaCAGTTACTTGACAATTCAATAGTACCAAATGTAACAAGTCCAGTTACACCACAAAAAGTTTTATACATTAATGCACTTGAAGAAACATTAAAGTCCTTTTTGGAACCTTCCCAATTTCAAATGAATGTAAATACAAACATGGGTTTCCTTTTAGGTATGCAAAACACAATTTCATAGTgtacattattttaaaaaaaatgtattatatttaaataatattttagatgCTGAATGCCTCATGGATCAGAATTTGAAACCTGTTAATGAAAGTAGTACAAATATAAAGAAGTAggtataaagtaatatttttgcTTTACTTTTTAAATGCTCCAGTGCTCGATTGGTGTCAAATTTTGGGAAGAAGGGGTAGAtcctaaatattaaattttagcttttgatatttaataattgccgggataataataacaaattttccgcataaTACATTGAATCGCAATTTTTATAGGGTATCCTACTTAAAAACCACGGATTACGTCATTATAATTTTCGCTTGCCAAAACATCTTGTAATTAATATCAGTTTTTATGAAATGTGTTAGAGTTGGACTAGGTCTCCATGCTAGCTTGGTTGACacgtgaaaaaaaattacacgagcACCTTATAGATATGGAGGTCTTGATCGTTACTTACCTTGACAGTTGACGATATTAATGCACAGAATTAGTGACGCCTGTGTAACGTACATATAGATAGAGTACCATGTAATGTgtgcaattttattattaaaattttggaaACTCTTAAATACCTGaagtaaaaattttatatttagggTCTTCTCAAAAGAACatccattatttttattttgaagtaattataaatgtatataaaatataatcatAGAAAATTGATGATGTGCTTAACTATAAATTTCAGAATTGCTATAGTAATACATActtacaataattattgtaaagGAGTGAAAGATTTAATTGGAAAAATCAAATTACAGAACAATTTATTATCGCACAGAGGATATCaggttttaaatatttcttatcaACATTTTAGTTTTCAAGACAAACTTCATAAACGTACAGAGTTCTTAATACAACGCATTCGGTCattgaaataaatacaatttattagtatgtaatgtattacaaatagaaaaatatacactgtaaaattatttataatatatatttattttatcaataatataatattgtaattattatatttctttaatttttctaattaagtgaaaaattatacaagtcaaacattgtaaatttaaaaatatcttcatcaaataaattgtaatacttGAAGCAAGGAATGTTTGGAATAAGCTTCTTTATGTTGAGAAGATATTAATCAACTCAAGATCAGCTTGCAAGGAAACTGATATTTTAGAGATACATGAGGCTGCAATTTGTATCTCATACTTTGCTGAGTGCAATATAGAAGATATGGTACTATGACATATCTAAACAAATGGAAAATACATCAAATGAAATCATACAGCTAAAAAAAGTAGCAAGGGAAGTGAATGGAGCTGGACAATCAATTTTCAGTACAGTTGTCTTGAAGAGTATAAATACATCAATGAAATGATTTAAAACACTaccaaaattaaatattgacaATTTTTAGTGTTTAAatgatgtgaaaaattttatatttatgaaatcgacaaatatttaaaatgttatGAAATCAAAAAAAATTGcttcaaaaaatattatttgcaaagtatgactctctctttttttctcctccTAATCCCACACTTTCTTTTCTGTATTCTCAACTTCATCAATTTATTTACACAATATGCTATTTAGAAAGATAGAACCCTTATGTTGGAAATCATTTTATAACTTTAACGATTGTGGATGTACTTCAAATATACAAAGTTGCTGCTGCATTTTATAAGAAATAGTAACCAAAACTAAATATCCAGTTATGTGAACATTAGCTTTTATTATGTGAACGAATAAACTGTAGTGGAAGGATAATCTGTGAAGTTTTATTATATAAACTACTTGGTTATCTGAACGCTCTTGTCTCCCTTCCGATTCGGATAAATGGAGTTCTACTTAGTCCACATATTTTTGACTAGAAATGTACCTTAGGTTTTATCTATGCAGGATAAAATACGAATAGATACGACAAACAATTAAAATACCAATGACAGagcaattttcattgaaaaattataaatgtaGGACCTTCGAAAAGAAGTCTACTATTTTGGTCACCTAATAGGACCTAGCACACATTCCTTTGACTTAAAGCCCTCTACCAAATCTGAGTTGAAATAGAACTTCCTAATTCTAACAATAGAGGGCATCGATGGCGGccatattaatatattaaaatgcGCCCATGGTAAAAAACTTTAGCCCCTCAAATTTGAGGTTCCTTAATTACATTCCCTAAAGTTAAAAGTGGTTAAGGGcaatttttacatttgttaTCTGGTGAAAGGTGTTGTGATTAGTTTTGTGGTTATAAAGTCAAAATGGTAAATTTTCATTACTTATTTTTCGTGAGATGAGAAATAAACAGCGATTACCGTATTGACGATATTTCAAACGTtatcgaaatatatatttatgaacatttatattttttctagaTGCAATTTATGTTATTATTTAGTCGCCAAGGAAAATTGCGTTTACAAAAATGGTATGTGGCTCACCCTGataaattaaagaagaaaattacacGAGAATTAATCACTACAATATTGGCAAGAAAACCTAAAATGTCAAGTTTTTTAGAATGGAAAGATGTTAAGGTTGTCTATAAAAGGTATATTATAATTGtgcaattttattatataatttgttacaatttttgtataattacatACCAATGTGTTTTTGAATTAGTATATAAATTgttaattaatgaaatttctattttaaatgtacatgatatttaatttacaaaatattgtatTCCAATAAAAAGATtgataattttgttttataGGTACGCAAGTTTATACTTCTGTTGTGCAATAGAACAGAATGACAACGAATTACTTACTCTAGAAATCATACATCGTTATGTTGAATTATTGGATAAATATTTTGGAAGTGTAAGTACAAACTTATTTATCTGTTGTCAAGtaacataataattttaatttgattcagtttttgtatttatcatatgaacaaatattttgtatgaaaGGCATTGGTAACAGAAAAAACATgcatattaaaatttttgtcttgcttttataacaataaatttgtacttttaatattaacattaatttctgtGTGTTATTAGGTATGTGAATtagatataattttcaattttgagaAAGCATACTTCATCTTGGATGAATTATTGGTTGGTGGTGAAATTCAGGAGACCAGCAAAAAGAATGTGTTAAAAGCCATTGCATCTCAGGATTTACTACAGGAGGTTAGTTATGGGGATGTACCCATTGAGTTGTGACTTGTCTTTTTTAATGacattaatttttgttattttttagtAATATGCCGAATCGTTTTAACATATGAGATAATCTTTTTATtaactttcaattttaaaaagaccaatattatattttggaatttttattacattcatATAATGCTCATTACCTTATTTTTACATGCAAATTTGTTAAAACGATTCAAATAATGTATTTAACTTTTGATAGTTGGTGTGTTATGTCCCTATCAAAGTAATTAAATCTATATTGATCAAGAAGTACATATAAAAAGTACCAAAATCCTCTTGTATGATTTGTATGTGTAGCATGTTTGTAGCCTGTTTATTCTGGGTAGAATAATGTTAATAATGCGGTGTTAAAGGTATAACAAAATGTTCATTTTGAATCATTTTATTAAGTATATTGCATAATTAATACTGTACTATTACATATATAggtttatatataattatttttatatacaatgtTTATCTATAAATCTATGTGAAGATACGAAACATTAAGATTATAAATGGATCATTTACAACAGTAGTTAAATGGGTATTTAAAGAAAGAGTATGTATTATAACAatataacatttatttttaatttaattgcaGTCACCGCATTATTTTAATGCCTGGTGAAAATGGGTTATAATGACACTTTGATGTCTATTAACAATGTAATATCTACAATGCATGATGGAATGTAACACTTTTaagttaaaattttataatagcAATGTGTTATTTTCTCTTTTGATTTGATAATTGTCGTTGTTTCATAAGTTTTATGtgctatatgtatatatgtatttttatattatggAACTACTTTTGTTCCCTTatgtaatttgttttaaaatgtttaaaatttttattaatatttagcaCAAATTGTATATACAGGATAATTACTGTTGTAATACTTGGTTTAAATGTCTGTATTACAATTTCCATTATagatataaataatacatatatacagtgattagtaaatttttattattgctaATCataagtataatttatttttctttcaatacaATTACATCGTGaaactattattaatatataattaccTAAACTATTGTGTAGTCAGAAAAGCATGAAAAATGACTACTCATTCCAGTGATATTAAGTGTAATGTCATCACAAAAAGACAAATAGTGTAGATATAATCCATgttcaaaaatattgtaaactgttattttttttcttgtagCTAATGCAGTGTGCATAGAACGCTTATATGCTTATTCTTTTGTTAATGTAAGTGGGCTtacatttgtaataaatttttatttatcatacatGCAACAGCATACCTATAGtggcaaaattaaatttatacacaCTGTTGCCATAttatattgaaattaaatataatacaacacTGTGTTCAGTATTGTGATCTATATAGTTCATAAATTTAAGGACAATATAAAGTTACTTCCACTTAAAGTTCCTTTAATTACATCAcatgtttaaataataattactaatttttctaagaataaatttttatgatGTATCTTGacaatattttatacttattaaatgaaagttaaattttttaaatccatttatataaaaattgataccTAATACTACTAATAAAATTAGTATTGAATATATCAATAACAAAGTTACTATTCTATTTACTTATAGAGCATACTCTCATTTCATTAGAATCATTAcgaataacaaaattattagaaaataatttttactttagCAAATAATGTAATGAGATGCCATTAACATTTGTTtatgtattaataatattttatacgaattttGCACATATCCAGTTATTTTGTGAAATCGAGAACATAATTTTTGCATTTTATGTTTAATACTAGTATGAAAATGTAAGAAGGTTTTAACATTTTAATATGAGTGTAGCCACTTTCTTTAGTTCCTTTTATCAGTTATTTTATCAATACTTTAATATTATATACTTTATTCTTTTAATAAGTATATAACATAACCATGAAAACAAAAACATACACATATTTTtgctattataaaatattattgtaattactgttattttgaaaattatattttatcaccttaaatatttaaaaaataatttattacttttttaatATGGAAGCAAAttggtaaaaattaataaatatttatattaccatTTCTTTAGTACAAGATTTATGTTGCAAATTTGTATTgagattaataaattaaaatttttagttattaTTGGATGTGTCATCTACTACACAAGTATACCTAGTAGActgtttttaaataatactgtcaaaaataaaatacttataaattaattgaaagaatataattttcaatggttgtaaaagtaatataactttttttttgtaaaaataattgttgTAATCATATATTTTTGTTGTATTGGATTACAGATGTGTTATGTGAATTTAAAGTGTTATTTctgaaaaatatatgaaaaatgtttttataaatttatatttaaaatcatatttacattttctagAACATTTTGATAAATGGATAGAACCAGTCTTAAAATGTTTATAATCCATCATGCCTAATCCCTGAAGACTTTTGTATATCTACTCATTTTCATGAAactattatgaaaatattttttctaaatttaataaacaataacTATACATACTAAGAGGCCATAAAAATAAACTTGGTTGCATTTAAAGatcttaatataaataattacattctGCATTATTTTAAAAAGGTGTAATGGTTTGTTTCTCTAttacaaattatgaaaatatattattcataCTTTAGActggataaaaagaaaattttcaatgatTTTATATTTGCATTTTGTCTGTGAAAGTGAGTGAGTgattgagtgagtgagtgagtgagtgagtgagtgaatgagtgagtgagtgtaTGTGCGCATGtgggtgtatgtgtgtgtgcatTGCCtttaaaatatactttaattatatttaaccatttcttgtatacaaatcatgaattattattattttcaatatttacataCAGAATATTCAATATTCacattacaataataatttttattgtagagaataatttttatttttcatacatatttataatatatgaaacgtattattaaataatgaaTCGGTATACAAAACATCATTGATCAGACATGTTAAAtctatttttttcatttgattaaaaatagaattacaatttacaatagtattatggtttttacaataatattattatactttaaaGTAATATTAGAAAAGTATAGAAATTATAATACTATAGAAATGCTGTTGCTTATAGTAGTTGAAATGTATGTACATAGTTTCAATTTGCAATAAACATTAGTCACAATCAATTATACAGACAGTATAATTTTATGTAATGTTATGGATGGTTATCCACAAAATACTTTGAATAATAGTTACAATAAAATTCTATGATGCAAACGTATgcttgtatgtttattttttatgtataatttatttGCATGGAAATAATCTTTTCATAAACTTATAGTATTTACCGGTCTTATATTTTATAAGacatattttattataagaAAAGCATAACAAAACAGTGAATGCATTTCATTTGCAGGTGTTTTTTCATAAAGTTAATTTATTAGTCATGCTTTGTCAGATCATGtttatattacattattatttacaattaatccTATGAAAGTTTTATGTAGGCGATGTTCAATATTTTTAGGAACATCTTGTAATATTTTGTGATTATTTATTTGTGAAATATACAGAGAATATATTTAGATTATATCTGTGTTAAATTATTAtactgtataatatatttttaattaggcAATATTACTACACTCTGTACACAACATGAATGTTataggaaaatatttataaGATATTTATAGGAAAATAGTTTATGTTAATATCACAAAGTTTATATACATAATGCAAGCTTATCAAGACATTTGTAactttaaaaagtattttaaatctttaataataattgctattttaattttattataaggTATAAATGTACATAAAAGATCTTTGAAACTATTTAAAATTtagtgaaatatttaatatttatttctatattttatgtACTAATTACAGTTAGGGAAAATTATTCtaacattaaattattaaaaatgcgaaatatatatattaaagaaaTAGTACAAGTATTTACATGAGCACTAAAACATATATTTACTTGGTTTACACATTTTTGGTTGttgcttttatttatttaattttgttctaGTATCAGTTCACACAGGATGAAAAGGTatcttgtataatatattttttatgcaatttttaattcataaaatCTAATTCAATTCTATAACATATTTAATAATCGGATTTAATAATCAGATTTAGCTCAACATTAATGTTCCATAACTAAGGACACATCCAGAAATACACTAAAGATTAGTCAGaatatttgtttgtttgtgGAAGGATGAAGCTGTGGAAGGTGCTCTACGGGAGATAGGGCTTTTGTAGGTGATGCGTTCTTGCATGCCCTTCATGGCCAATCTGACAACCCACATGAATCAAGACCTGGAGCAGGCTCACCCGCTGCATGATGCCATCATACGTCTCTACTTTTTCTATAGTTACTGAGCATCAATTTTTTACTTACCATTGACAACCTTTACAAATCTAGTATACAAActttagtatatttttatataggcAATTGCTATAAttcacacacacgcgcgcgcgcattattacatatatatatatatatacatacacacatacatacatatgtatatattatgtattatatattcatatatatatatatatatatatgaacacATACACACCCACACAcatatagagagaaagagaatattgtgtgtgtgtgtatataatgtattatataatatgatattatatattatattatatatacatattatatatacatattatatattagcTCATAAAAAATCTTAGTAATATTATTGCTTCTCGTTTTATTACTGAGTAGGTAATAGCTACAACATAGTTTAGTACCGTACTATGGCAATAAAATTACGTGTATTTAGAAAACCATTATTTATCTGTGAATACAACacacaaaaatatttacataacgTTTACACAGTTTATAATTGCATAAGAAATTCTTTCTTTACATTTTGTATAGTTTTCTTTATATTTGTGTACTTGAACAtatttattttagtataaaTTAGAGATGAATATTTGAACGTATCACTTTTGTATGAGTGTAAGTGTGAGAGTGTGagtaagagaaagagaaaatgtgtgtatgtatgcgtGTATGTGTTtgtttgtatatatacataaacagtgtcaatttttaatattataattctaACACAGTAATAATACCCATAATAAATGTATACAAAGAAATTTTTACGTAATTGTACACAGAATTATATATTACCTTTTCCATGTAATTAACCCAGTCTATGTAtttatttctattgtatctaccTTTTCAGGTTTTAATaagatattttttcaattgtttctacctgcaataaaagaatttctagaaCTCTTACTTATTCATTGTTTGTTAGAAGGGTCTTTTTAATAAAGTTGGTCAATTTTATGATGCACACATCTATTTAACAATAAGTGCAGAAACACTCTGTACTTAGCATGCCACACAGACATTTCTTTGATCGATGCTTAAGCATTTCAAACGAGGCAATAAATGAATATGTGCTTTGTGCAGCTTTGTGTATCCATACAAGTATATACTCAGTTATATGAAAAGGGTTCAGTTCGCCATTTGAAGCTGCATCAAGGAGGTTACTTAATTACAAAGTAGGTACGTGTATacttatatattttcattactgTATATTTGCATTATATGATAAACTGCAGCGTCAAAGAAATTGATCCCTCTTCATATACTTATTATACAT encodes:
- the Ap-1sigma gene encoding AP-1 complex subunit sigma-2 isoform X3, which translates into the protein MMQFMLLFSRQGKLRLQKWYVAHPDKLKKKITRELITTILARKPKMSSFLEWKDVKVVYKRYASLYFCCAIEQNDNELLTLEIIHRYVELLDKYFGSVCELDIIFNFEKAYFILDELLVGGEIQETSKKNVLKAIASQDLLQEEETPQGFFEDHGLG
- the LOC143149966 gene encoding FAST kinase domain-containing protein 4 yields the protein MSSITARCIPRLYWRFTASFVTQSKTVKIFLPKPTQHEQMKTSILKVTEEQRVKFEDLKIAVHESISTNSSIASKIKDAQNVYELLDLMKMSNLSKTDILSVMSTIINWVNKSNSTVTNSPNDEEVKHTDSTIDVTDNEIDDFSEYANLSTSAMISLVLDLAKHKKRNVKLLNFLFDNINRYSTILNTSQCSSLLFSMSTLCCFHEALLDKICSTLIKNVNKMTPPLNSIMKSMAILKYKNINFLNHICKLLSNSDNKVLHKHYLLNILHTFAVLNYETEETNMIIKRYLPDVSPSNLTPHAWLNLVWSLLVLNNLSNSHAESVLQNDFIANFESSDLTHLQKQIQLLNINGAAKYILQNYSGQLLDNSIVPNVTSPVTPQKVLYINALEETLKSFLEPSQFQMNVNTNMGFLLDAECLMDQNLKPVNESSTNIKKIAIVIHTYNNYCKGVKDLIGKIKLQNNLLSHRGYQVLNISYQHFSFQDKLHKRTEFLIQRIRSLK
- the Ap-1sigma gene encoding AP-1 complex subunit sigma-2 isoform X2 — encoded protein: MMQFMLLFSRQGKLRLQKWYVAHPDKLKKKITRELITTILARKPKMSSFLEWKDVKVVYKRYASLYFCCAIEQNDNELLTLEIIHRYVELLDKYFGSVCELDIIFNFEKAYFILDELLVGGEIQETSKKNVLKAIASQDLLQEDEAVEGALREIGLL
- the Ap-1sigma gene encoding AP-1 complex subunit sigma-2 isoform X1; this translates as MMQFMLLFSRQGKLRLQKWYVAHPDKLKKKITRELITTILARKPKMSSFLEWKDVKVVYKRYASLYFCCAIEQNDNELLTLEIIHRYVELLDKYFGSVCELDIIFNFEKAYFILDELLVGGEIQETSKKNVLKAIASQDLLQEYQFTQDEKDEAVEGALREIGLL
- the Ap-1sigma gene encoding AP-1 complex subunit sigma-2 isoform X4, producing the protein MMQFMLLFSRQGKLRLQKWYVAHPDKLKKKITRELITTILARKPKMSSFLEWKDVKVVYKRYASLYFCCAIEQNDNELLTLEIIHRYVELLDKYFGSVCELDIIFNFEKAYFILDELLVGGEIQETSKKNVLKAIASQDLLQELMQCA